Proteins from one Cicer arietinum cultivar CDC Frontier isolate Library 1 chromosome 3, Cicar.CDCFrontier_v2.0, whole genome shotgun sequence genomic window:
- the LOC105851210 gene encoding uncharacterized protein, producing the protein MAKKYCFEVVDRSFCDIMKGIKEDYNLKPFGGITIVLDGDFRQNLPVVRKGDMHDMIQACIQNSYIWKSCEVHLLHKNMCLQSNKLDSISKYAMRKFAYWIVDVGDGKQCPNIGDIRESWIFIEQNLMLPKSNDGILVDTIYPNLNSHIRDRSYLVS; encoded by the coding sequence ATGgccaaaaaatattgttttgagGTAGTAGATCGATCATTTTGTGATATTATGAAAGGAATCAAGGAAGACTACAATTTGAAACCATTTGGTGGAATAACTATTGTATTGGATGGTGACTTTCGTCAGAATTTACCTGTAGTTCGAAAAGGTGATATGCATGATATGATCCAAGCTTGCATACAAAATTCATACATTTGGAAATCATGTGAGGTTCATTTGCTACATAAAAACATGTGTCTACAATCAAATAAGTTGGACTCAATCTCAAAATATGCAATGCGAAAGTTTGCATATTGGATAGTTGATGTAGGTGATGGAAAACAATGCCCAAATATTGGAGATATCAGAGAATCATGGATATTTATAGAACAAAATTTGATGCTCCCAAAATCAAATGATGGTATTCTAGTTGACACTATTTATCCAAATTTAAATAGCCACATTAGAGACAGAAGTTACCTTGTGTCGTGA